In Gammaproteobacteria bacterium, the DNA window ATGTCCATGCTTCGCTGGAAGCGTGCGAGCGCCGCGATCCCAAGGGCTTGTACGCCAAAGCACGCGCTGGGGTGATCCGTGATTTTACTGGCATCGACTCGCCTTATGAGCCGCCGGAACGCCCTGATCTGGTGCTGGATACCGAGCAGGATTCGGTAGAAACCTGTCTGGAGCGGCTGATGGGTTATTTAAGCGAGCGGCGCATTCTGCGCGGCGCTTGAGCAACGGACAGCAATCTCTATGGGATGGGAGGCTTGGTTTACCGGCGGTTTGATCGTGACGCTGATGGGTATACTGGCGACGACTCGGGCGGCGCCGGACATGGTGTTCCTGGGCGGACTGATTTTGTTGGTCCTGGTGGGCATCGTCCCGGCGCCCCAGGCTTTTGAAGGCTTGGCGAATCAGGGCGTAATTACTGTTGGGGCGCTCTACGTGGTGGTCGCGGGGTTGCGGGAAACCGGCGGGGTGCAGTGGCTGGTGCAACGGGTGCTGGGTCGACCCGAGTCCTTGTCCCGTGCGCAATTGCGCCTGATGTTACCGGTGACCGTGCTCAGCGCGTTCCTGAACAACACGCCGGTGGTCGGTATGCTGATTCCAGCGGTCAGCGAATGGGCGCGCAAATATCAATTGCCGGTTTCCAAGTTGATGCTGCCGCTCAGCTATGCTGCGATCCTGGGCGGCACCTGTACGCTGATCGGCACCAGCACCAATCTGGTGGTCAATGGCCTGCTGATCGACAGGGCCGCCATTAATTTGCGAATGTTCGACATTACCGCCATCGGCCTGCCGGTGGCGATCGCTGGTCTGGCATTCCTGATCCTGACCAGTCGCTGGTTGCTGCCCAGCCGACAGCCGCCGGTATCGCCCAACGACGATCCGCGCCGCTATACCCTGGAGATGTTGGTTGAGCCGAATGGCCCCTTGGTCAGTAAAACCATTGAATCCGCTGGCTTGCGTCACTTGCCGGGTTGCTACCTGATGGAAATTGACCGGGATGGCGCGGTGTTGCCGGCGGTATCGCCCCGGGAAACCTTGCGGGGCGGTGACCGTCTGGTGTTTGTCGGGGTCGTCGATTCGGTCGTAGATTTACAGCGCATTCGCGGGTTAACTCCGGCGGCTAGTCAGGTCTTTAAACTGGCTGAGCGGCGCAGCAACCGCTTGTTGGTCGAAGCGGTGGTGTCCAATACCTGTCCCCTGGTCGGGCATAGCATTCGCGATGGGCGGTTTCGCAATCGCTACAAGGCGGTGGTCATCGCCGTTGCGCGTAACGGCGCGCGATTGCGCGGTAAGATTGGCGATATCGTGCTGCGGCCCGGCGATATTCTGTTGGTGGAAGCGGGTATCGGTTTTCTGGAAGTCCATCGTAATAATCAGGATTTTTTCCTGGTCAGCCCGGTGCCAGATTCGACGCCGCTGCGTCATGAACGGGCGTTGCTGGCGCTGAGTATTCTGGGGGCGATGGTGTTGCTGGCTGGCGTGGGGTTATTGGACATGTTCGAGGCGGCGCTGAGCGCCGCAACATTAATGCTCCTCACCCGTTGCGTCAGCATTATTGGCGCCCGGCAGAGTATCGACTGGTCGGTGTTACTGGTGATCGCCGCGGCGTTTGGCATTGGCGGGGCATTGCAGAGTACGGAACTGGCGCTGAATATTGCTACAGCGATGGTGAATCTGGCGGGCGATTCACCGGTGTTGAATCTGGTGATGATTTATCTGGCGACGGTGATGTTTACGGCGGTGATCAATAATAATGCGGCGGCTTTGCTGATGTTTCCCATTGCTCAGGCGGCCACAGCCAGTTTGGATACCAGCATCATCCCGTTCGCGATGGCGATCATGATGGCGGCTTCGGCAGAGTTTTCCACGCCGATCGGTTATCAAACGAATCTGATGGTGTATGGGCCGGGCGGGTACCGGTTCAGCGATTATCTGCGCGTGGGGTTGCCATTGAATGGGGTGGTGGGCTGCGTGTCGCTGGGGATGATCTTGTGGTTGTATTTTTGAACATCCGGCTATAGGGTGGTTCAGCTTTATTTTGATTTCATCTTAAAAAATCATTCCAAATCAGTATGTTTTTCGAACTCGCCCTACAACTTGGAGGAGATAATGAGATGTCCAATTTTTCCATTCGCCTCAACTGGCAACGCACAACGCCGGATTTCGACTATAAGACCTTTGATCGCAGTCACACTTGGCGTCTCGCTGGTGGACAGACCGTAAACGGATCGGCCGCGCCGGAGTATTCCGGCAATCCCGAGATGAGTAATCCTGAAGAGGCCCTGCTGGCATCACTGTCGAGTTGCCACATGCTGACCTTTCTGGCTATTGCAGCGCTCAAGAAACTGGTGGTGGACAGTTACGAGGATCAACCGACAGCCGAGCTGGGCAAGAATGAGAAAGGCCGGACCATGATGAGCCGTTTGACCCTGCGGCCTCGAGTGGTTTTTAGTAGCGATACGGTTCCAAGCACCGAAGCGCTGATGGATTTGCATCGCAAAGCCAAGGAAAATTGTTTTATCGGTAATTCCCTATTAAGCCAAGTGGTCCTAGAGCCGGTTGTTTAATACTACCGAAAACGATTGGCCCATATTGCATCGCTGCTTCGCCTATCTTATAAATTTGTCTCTGATGAAATCTTGCTTGGGAGGCGAAGGTTGGTATGTGGAAGTTAGGCAAACGAGTTGTGCTTGTCGGGGTCATGCTCGGGTTGAGCAGCGGATGTGTTCCAAACACCGTCCAGGAAAAGAAGCAGTCTCCCCCCGCACTAACTACAATTTCTGATCCAGCGCTGCGCGAACCCTGGCTGTTGATAGACACCAAAGCGGACAAACTGATGGTGATGCAATACAATCACCCGCTTGAAGTCTTCCAGTCGATTGCCGTGGGTAGCAGCGGAGCTGGACTTAAATACCAGCGTGGGGACAATAAGACGCCGCTGGGCGTATTCCGGGTCGGCTGGGTCAATGATCATAGCCGGTTCAAAAAATTCATTGGCCTCGACTATCCCAATACTGACTATGCCGAACGGGCGCTGCGTGAACATCGGATCGACCACTCAACCTATGAGCGTATTCGATCTGCCTGGATCACTGGCCATACCCCCCCCCAAAACACGCCACTGGGTGGGCACATTGGCATTCATGGCGTTGGCGCCGGCAACCCTCAGGTGCATGAAGCCGGCATCGATTGGACTAGCGGTTGTGTGGCGCTAAACAATGCGCAAATTGATGCGCTTAGACCGTGGGTGAAAATCGGAATGCGGGTTGAAATCCGTTAGTGGTATCATTCTTGCTACTATTCGCAAATTGAAATTCCGTTATATAATGTCATTTGTTGTGTATCGGCAATCATTGAGTTGCGCTGAAACAACAGTGTAATGATCCAGTCCGTTACTTTGTTTGCAGTGATGCCAAGGAGTTGAAGATGTCCATGAATACCCTGACCAAAAGTTCTACGTTGGCCCTGATTGCTGGCCTGAGTGTCGGTTGCGCCAGCACCAGCGATTTGAAAGTGGTGCAACAGGATGCCAATGAAGCCAAGTCGATGGCGCGCAATGCCATGGACACCGCCAACGATTCCAAGTCCATTGCCATGGAAGCGAAGTCCATGAGCATGTCGACTGAGGAAAAAATCAATCGTATGTTCAAGCGTTCGATGTATAAGTAAACCGAACGCCTGACAAAGGTCGCAAAAACCCCACGACCAT includes these proteins:
- a CDS encoding L,D-transpeptidase, whose amino-acid sequence is MLGLSSGCVPNTVQEKKQSPPALTTISDPALREPWLLIDTKADKLMVMQYNHPLEVFQSIAVGSSGAGLKYQRGDNKTPLGVFRVGWVNDHSRFKKFIGLDYPNTDYAERALREHRIDHSTYERIRSAWITGHTPPQNTPLGGHIGIHGVGAGNPQVHEAGIDWTSGCVALNNAQIDALRPWVKIGMRVEIR
- a CDS encoding SLC13 family permease — its product is MGWEAWFTGGLIVTLMGILATTRAAPDMVFLGGLILLVLVGIVPAPQAFEGLANQGVITVGALYVVVAGLRETGGVQWLVQRVLGRPESLSRAQLRLMLPVTVLSAFLNNTPVVGMLIPAVSEWARKYQLPVSKLMLPLSYAAILGGTCTLIGTSTNLVVNGLLIDRAAINLRMFDITAIGLPVAIAGLAFLILTSRWLLPSRQPPVSPNDDPRRYTLEMLVEPNGPLVSKTIESAGLRHLPGCYLMEIDRDGAVLPAVSPRETLRGGDRLVFVGVVDSVVDLQRIRGLTPAASQVFKLAERRSNRLLVEAVVSNTCPLVGHSIRDGRFRNRYKAVVIAVARNGARLRGKIGDIVLRPGDILLVEAGIGFLEVHRNNQDFFLVSPVPDSTPLRHERALLALSILGAMVLLAGVGLLDMFEAALSAATLMLLTRCVSIIGARQSIDWSVLLVIAAAFGIGGALQSTELALNIATAMVNLAGDSPVLNLVMIYLATVMFTAVINNNAAALLMFPIAQAATASLDTSIIPFAMAIMMAASAEFSTPIGYQTNLMVYGPGGYRFSDYLRVGLPLNGVVGCVSLGMILWLYF
- a CDS encoding OsmC family protein, with product MSNFSIRLNWQRTTPDFDYKTFDRSHTWRLAGGQTVNGSAAPEYSGNPEMSNPEEALLASLSSCHMLTFLAIAALKKLVVDSYEDQPTAELGKNEKGRTMMSRLTLRPRVVFSSDTVPSTEALMDLHRKAKENCFIGNSLLSQVVLEPVV